One genomic window of Mycteria americana isolate JAX WOST 10 ecotype Jacksonville Zoo and Gardens chromosome 6, USCA_MyAme_1.0, whole genome shotgun sequence includes the following:
- the WBP1L gene encoding WW domain binding protein 1-like isoform X4, which yields MGVNNQSYICETGHCCGQSQCCNYYYELWWFWLVWTIIIILSCCCVCHHRRTKHRLQAQQRQHEINLIAYREAHNYSALPFYFRFLPNYLLPPYEEVVNRPPTPPPPYSALHQQCVPAGSSSTIPDTPRNLQPAQSSSAAPTGNNSSTDNTGSPSLGDPEPSTTTLVERAVAKMQSVEPGGTSMGAELVERAGPDKDTECKEELLKGYSSESLEQSSAIPDAKDKTPGRQRRFTGDSGIEVCVCNRGHHDDDLKEFDGLIDDALDGPLDFCDSCSGHPHGDEEEGLFHATEEQHREHSHHHLPRQPVCVLLNTINEQDSPNSRTNNSPS from the exons GGTTTTGGCTGGTGTGGACCATCATCATAATCCtcagctgctgttgtgtttgCCATCACCGACGCACCAAGCATCGTCTCCAGGCCCAGCAGCGGCAACACGAGATCAACCTGATCGCTTACCGGGAAGCCCATAACTATTCAGCCCTGCCGTTTTATTTCC GTTTTTTGCCAAATTATTTACTACCTCCCTATGAGGAAGTGGTGAACCGACCACCGACCCCCCCCCCACCGTACAGTGCCTTACATCAGCAGTGCGTCCCAGCAGGCAGCAGTAGCACAATCCCGGACACACCGAGAAACCTGCAGCCAGcgcagagcagctcagcagcacccaCCGGCAATAACAGCAGTACTGACAACACTGGGTCTCCCAGCCTTGGGGACCCCGAGCCCTCCACCACCACGCTGGTTGAGCGAGCAGTTGCCAAAATGCAAAGCGTCGAGCCCGGCGGTACCAGCATGGGAGCCGAGCTAGTGGAGAGGGCCGGTCCCGATAAGGATACGGAGTGCAAGGAGGAACTGCTAAAAGGTTACAGCTCTGAGAGCTTAGAGCAGAGCAGCGCCATTCCCGACGCGAAGGACAAGACGCCGGGCAGGCAGCGCCGTTTCACCGGCGACTCGGGCATCGAAGTCTGCGTATGCAACCGGGGCCATCACGACGACGACCTCAAGGAGTTTGATGGGCTCATTGATGATGCTCTGGACGGGCCTCTGGACTTCTGCGACAGCTGCAGCGGCCACCCCCACGGGGACGAGGAGGAAGGGCTTTTCCATGCCACGGAAGAGCAGCACCGTGAACACAGCCACCACCACCTTCCCCGGCAGCCGGTGTGTGTACTCTTGAACACAATAAATGAGCAGGACTCTCCAAACTCTCGTACCAATAACTCCCCCAGCTAA
- the BORCS7 gene encoding BLOC-1-related complex subunit 7 isoform X2, with protein sequence MAAGGAADAQARFGHSVKGLLTEKVTSCGTDVIALTKQVLKGSRSAESLRKMAIITTHLQYQQEAIQKNVEQSSNLQDQLNHLLK encoded by the exons atggcggcggggggcgcggcggacGCCCAGGCGCGCTTCGGCCACTCGGTGAAGGGGCTCCTGACCGAGAAGGTGACGAGCTGCGGCACCGACGTGATCGCCCTCACCAAGCAGGTGCTGAAGGGCTCCCGCAGCGCCGAG AGTTTAAGGAAAATGGCGATAATAACCACTCATCTACAGTACCA GCAGGAAGCAATTCAGAAGAA CGTTGAGCAGTCGTCAAACCTACAGGACCAGCTGAATCACTTGCTGAAATGA
- the BORCS7 gene encoding BLOC-1-related complex subunit 7 isoform X1: MAAGGAADAQARFGHSVKGLLTEKVTSCGTDVIALTKQVLKGSRSAELLGQAARNMVMQEDAILHSEDSLRKMAIITTHLQYQQEAIQKNVEQSSNLQDQLNHLLK, encoded by the exons atggcggcggggggcgcggcggacGCCCAGGCGCGCTTCGGCCACTCGGTGAAGGGGCTCCTGACCGAGAAGGTGACGAGCTGCGGCACCGACGTGATCGCCCTCACCAAGCAGGTGCTGAAGGGCTCCCGCAGCGCCGAG CTCCTGGGTCAAGCTGCTAGAAACATGGTGATGCAAGAAGATGCCATCCTGCACTCAGAAGAT AGTTTAAGGAAAATGGCGATAATAACCACTCATCTACAGTACCA GCAGGAAGCAATTCAGAAGAA CGTTGAGCAGTCGTCAAACCTACAGGACCAGCTGAATCACTTGCTGAAATGA
- the AS3MT gene encoding arsenite methyltransferase isoform X2 gives MAAPRGEQTHREVQDYYGKELQKSEDLKTNACVTLARPLPKSVREALERVHEEVLARYYGCGLVIPECLALCRILDLGSGSGRDCYLLSQLVGEQGHVTGIDMTEGQVEVAKKHIAYHMDKFGYQKPNVEFLQGYMEKLGDAGLADESYDIVISNCVINLAPDKRAVLREAYRVLKPGGEMYFSDVYASQRLSEAVRKHRVLWGECLAGALYWRDLYSIAEEVGFSTPCLVTASPITIGDKELEGIIGDCRFVSATFRLFKVPGSSRAGPGQVIYNGGIVGHEQELVFDANFTFKEGEVVDVDAEMAAILRSSRFAEEFLIRAGGANADAPQGCCRKRAKAGEDLRSLPAVGAAGSPGSCLPSRWHL, from the exons A TGGCAGCCCCCCGCGGAGAGCAGACCCACCGGGAGGTGCAG GATTACTACggcaaagagctgcagaagtCAGAGGACCTGAAAACCAACGCTTGTGTCACCTTGGCCAGGCCCCTTCCCAAGTCGGTGAGAGAGGCTCTGGAGCGTGTCCACGAGGAGGTGCTGGCCAG GTACTATGGCTGCGGTCTGGTGATCCCCGAGTGCCTGGCATTGTGCCGGATCCTGGAcctgggcagcggcagcggcagagACTGCTACCTGCTGAGCCAGCTGGTTGGGGAGCAGGGCCATGTCACCGGGATAGACATGACTGAGGGCCAG gTTGAGGTGGCGAAGAAGCACATTGCCTACCACATGGACAAGTTTGGCTACCAAAAGCCGAACGTGGAATTCCTTCAGGGTTACATGGAGAAGTTGGGTGATGCCGGGCTGGCCGATGAGAGCTATGATATTGTCAT CTCCAACTGCGTCATCAACCTTGCCCCTGACAAGAGGGCCGTGCTGCGGGAGGCGTACCGCGTGCTGAAG CCCGGGGGAGAGATGTACTTCAGCGATGTCTACGCCAGCCAGCGCCTGAGCGAGGCCGTCCGGAAgcacagggtgctgtggg GGGAGTGCCTGGCGGGAGCCCTGTACTGGAGAGACCTGTACAGCATTGCTGAGGAGGTGGGGTTCAGCACCCCATGCCTGGTCACCGCCAGCCCCATCACCATTGGCGACAAGGAGCTGGAGGGCATCATCG GTGACTGCCGCTTCGTCTCTGCAACTTTCCGCCTGTTCAAGGTGCCAGGTAGCAGCCGGGCTGGGCCAGGACAGGTCATCTACAACGGTGGGATCGTGGGGCATGAGCAAGAGCTGGTGTTTGACGCCAACTTCACCTTCAAG gaaggagaggtggtggatgTGGATGCCGAGATGGCCGCGATCTTGCGGAGCTCTAGGTTTGCGGAGGAGTTCCTGATCCGAGCCGGCGGGGCCAATGCTGATGCACCACAGGGCTGCTGTCGCAAGAGGGCGAAGGCTG GAGAAGATCTGCGATCCCTTCCAGCTGTTGGAGCAGCTGGCAGCCCCGGTTCCTGCCTGCCGTCCCGGTGGCACCTGTGA
- the CYP17A1 gene encoding steroid 17-alpha-hydroxylase/17,20 lyase, translating into MLLLGILLLALALLCAWELARRRAAPGTGSGRLRSLPALPLVGSLLQLAGHPQLHLRLWHLQGRYGSLYALWMGSHYVVVVNSYRHAREVLLKKGKAFAGRPRTVTTDLLSRGGKDIAFASYGPLWKFQRKLVHTALSMFGEGSLALERIICREAASLCETLSAAQDTALDVAPELTRAVTNVVCSLCFNSSYRRGDPEFEAMLEYSQGIVDTVAKESLVDIFPWLQIFPNKDLALLKRCLKVRDQLLQQKFTEHKEAFCGDAVRDLMDALLQVRLSAENSSPPAPGLELTDDHLLMTVGDIFGAGVETTTTVLKWAVLYLLHYPEVQRKIQEEMDQKIGLARHPHLSDRPLLPYLEATISEVLRIRPVSPLLIPHVSLADTSIGEYAIPKGARVVINLWSVHHDEKEWDKPEEFNPGRFLDERGQHIHSPSPSYLPFGAGIRVCLGEVLAKMELFLFLAWVLQRFTLECPQDQPLPSLEGKFGVVLQVQKFRVKARLRDAWRVPS; encoded by the exons atgctgctgctgggcattctgctgctggccctggccctgctctgcgCCTGGGAGCTGGCGCGCCGGCGAGCCGCCCCGGGGACGGGCTCCGGGCGCCTGCGGAGCCTGCCGGCCCTGCCGCTGGTGGGGAGCCTGCTGCAGCTGGCCGGGCACCCCCAGCTCCACCTGCGGCTCTGGCACCTGCAGGGCCGCTACGGCAGCCTCTACGCCCTCTGGATGGGCTCCCACTACGTGGTGGTGGTCAACAGCTACCGGCACGCCAGGGAGGTGCTGCTGAAGAAAGGGAAGGCTTTTGCTGGACGGCCCCGCACC GTGACCACGGACCTGCTGTCCCGGGGGGGCAAGGACATCGCATTCGCCAGCTACGGTCCCCTCTGGAAGTTCCAGCGCAAGCTGGTGCACACCGCCCTCTCCATGTTCGGGGAGGGCTCGCTCGCCCTCGAGAGGATCA TCTGCCGGGAGGCTGCCTCCCTGTGCGAGACGCTCAGCGCTGCGCAGGATACGGCCCTGGACGTGGCCCCCGAGCTCACACGGGCCGTCACCAATGTGGTCTGCTCCCTCTGCTTCAACTCCTCGTACCGGCGCGGGGACCCCGAGTTCGAGGCCATGCTGGAGTACAGCCAGGGTATCGTGGACACCGTGGCCAAGGAGAGCTTGGTGGACATCTTCCCCTGGCTCCAG ATCTTCCCCAACAAGGACCTGGCCCTGCTGAAGAGATGCCTCAAGGTCCGGGACCAGCTGCTCCAGCAGAAGTTCACTGAACACAAG GAAGCCTTCTGCGGGGACGCCGTGAGGGACCTCATGGATGCCCTCCTGCAAGTGAGGCTCAGTGCCGAGAacagcagccccccggcaccaGGGCTGGAGCTGACTGACGACCACCTCCTCATGACGGTGGGGGACATCTTCGGGGCCGGTGTGGAGACCACCACGACTGTGCTCAAATGGGCTGTGCTCTACCTGCTCCACTACCCCGAG GTCCAGAGGAAGATCCAGGAGGAGATGGACCAGAAAATCGGCCTGGCGCGTCACCCTCACCTCAGCGACCGCCCACTGCTGCCCTACCTGGAGGCCACCATCAGCGAAGTGCTACGCATCCGGCCCGTGTCCCCTCTGCTCATCCCGCACGTGTCCCTTGCCGACACCAG CATCGGGGAATACGCCATCCCCAAGGGCGCCAGGGTCGTCATCAACCTCTGGTCCGTGCACCACGACGAGAAGGAGTGGGACAAGCCCGAGGAGTTCAACCCCG GCCGCTTCCTGGATGAGCGGGGCCAGCACATCCACTCGCCCTCGCCCAGCTACCTGCCCTTCGGGGCCGGGATCCGCGTCTGCCTGGGCGAAGTCCTGGCCAAGATggagctcttcctcttcctggccTGGGTGCTGCAGAGGTTCACGCTCGAGTGCCCCCAGGACCAGCCCCTGCCCTCGCTGGAGGGCAAGTTCGGTGTGGTGCTGCAGGTGCAGAAGTTTCGGGTGAAGGCCAGGCTGCGGGATGCCTGGCGAGTGCCCTCATGA
- the AS3MT gene encoding arsenite methyltransferase isoform X1: protein MAAPRGEQTHREVQDYYGKELQKSEDLKTNACVTLARPLPKSVREALERVHEEVLARYYGCGLVIPECLALCRILDLGSGSGRDCYLLSQLVGEQGHVTGIDMTEGQVEVAKKHIAYHMDKFGYQKPNVEFLQGYMEKLGDAGLADESYDIVISNCVINLAPDKRAVLREAYRVLKPGGEMYFSDVYASQRLSEAVRKHRVLWGECLAGALYWRDLYSIAEEVGFSTPCLVTASPITIGDKELEGIIGDCRFVSATFRLFKVPGSSRAGPGQVIYNGGIVGHEQELVFDANFTFKEGEVVDVDAEMAAILRSSRFAEEFLIRAGGANADAPQGCCRKRAKEKICDPFQLLEQLAAPVPACRPGGTCDGPGCC, encoded by the exons A TGGCAGCCCCCCGCGGAGAGCAGACCCACCGGGAGGTGCAG GATTACTACggcaaagagctgcagaagtCAGAGGACCTGAAAACCAACGCTTGTGTCACCTTGGCCAGGCCCCTTCCCAAGTCGGTGAGAGAGGCTCTGGAGCGTGTCCACGAGGAGGTGCTGGCCAG GTACTATGGCTGCGGTCTGGTGATCCCCGAGTGCCTGGCATTGTGCCGGATCCTGGAcctgggcagcggcagcggcagagACTGCTACCTGCTGAGCCAGCTGGTTGGGGAGCAGGGCCATGTCACCGGGATAGACATGACTGAGGGCCAG gTTGAGGTGGCGAAGAAGCACATTGCCTACCACATGGACAAGTTTGGCTACCAAAAGCCGAACGTGGAATTCCTTCAGGGTTACATGGAGAAGTTGGGTGATGCCGGGCTGGCCGATGAGAGCTATGATATTGTCAT CTCCAACTGCGTCATCAACCTTGCCCCTGACAAGAGGGCCGTGCTGCGGGAGGCGTACCGCGTGCTGAAG CCCGGGGGAGAGATGTACTTCAGCGATGTCTACGCCAGCCAGCGCCTGAGCGAGGCCGTCCGGAAgcacagggtgctgtggg GGGAGTGCCTGGCGGGAGCCCTGTACTGGAGAGACCTGTACAGCATTGCTGAGGAGGTGGGGTTCAGCACCCCATGCCTGGTCACCGCCAGCCCCATCACCATTGGCGACAAGGAGCTGGAGGGCATCATCG GTGACTGCCGCTTCGTCTCTGCAACTTTCCGCCTGTTCAAGGTGCCAGGTAGCAGCCGGGCTGGGCCAGGACAGGTCATCTACAACGGTGGGATCGTGGGGCATGAGCAAGAGCTGGTGTTTGACGCCAACTTCACCTTCAAG gaaggagaggtggtggatgTGGATGCCGAGATGGCCGCGATCTTGCGGAGCTCTAGGTTTGCGGAGGAGTTCCTGATCCGAGCCGGCGGGGCCAATGCTGATGCACCACAGGGCTGCTGTCGCAAGAGGGCGAAG GAGAAGATCTGCGATCCCTTCCAGCTGTTGGAGCAGCTGGCAGCCCCGGTTCCTGCCTGCCGTCCCGGTGGCACCTGTGATGGCCCAGGGTGCTGCTGA